The region CTCTCCATGGCGGAGATGCTGTTTCGCGAGCGCGGCTATGTCGCGGTGTCGATCGCCGACATCGCCGGCGCGCTCGACATGTCGCCGGCCAATGTCTTCAAGCATTTCCGCTCCAAGGTGGCGCTGGTCGATGCGATCGCCGGGCGCCATCTCGACAATGCCACCGAGCGTTTCGCGGCCTTCGACGAGGACCTGCCGCCAAAAGAGCAATTGCTCCGCTTCGTCCTGCGCCTGCTGGAAGGCCATCTGCAGGACATCCAAAAAAACCCCTACATCTTCGAAATGGTGCTTTCGACGGTCGAAGCCAAACTCGAGGCCGGCAACCGCTATCGCGCCCGCATCGAAGAGAAGCTCAGTGGG is a window of Rhizobium sp. N324 DNA encoding:
- a CDS encoding TetR family transcriptional regulator, encoding MARRPRRKAEETREDILSMAEMLFRERGYVAVSIADIAGALDMSPANVFKHFRSKVALVDAIAGRHLDNATERFAAFDEDLPPKEQLLRFVLRLLEGHLQDIQKNPYIFEMVLSTVEAKLEAGNRYRARIEEKLSGIIREGMAENRYHCRDPKSAARTVADVLACVLHPILIVRDDKETLVHRAEDIVDFVDAALQNNAC